From a region of the Solanum stenotomum isolate F172 chromosome 2, ASM1918654v1, whole genome shotgun sequence genome:
- the LOC125855432 gene encoding uncharacterized protein LOC125855432, with translation MIDQFINFVIRPPRADYNPDQFLWEKEFSLGGRKYKREDFELKNERGHTLRCSHYTPSSFPDGAPLPCVIYCHGNSGCRADANEAAVILLSSNITVVTLDFSGSGLSDGDYVSLGWHEKDDLKVVVSYLRSNLKVSRIGLWGRSMGAVTSLLYGAEDPSIAGMVLDSAFSNLFDLMMELVDVYKIRLPKFTIKVAVQYMRHVIQKKAKFDIMRLNCLQVSPKTYIPALFGHAKDDKFVQPHHSDLIYKSYAGDKNIIKFDGDHNSSRPQFYYDSVSIFFYNVLHPPGISPTKSKIEKYYDLGDIKVGAGMDENLLYEIIATLRNVTSDTASSSSVPPSISTAKSAGELLADIAPIASLNDPLINGGEELNGHATPQTEDKQSGENEDCYSCTSSNRESWGRCSSLGSDDEITTDFVDAASGNQVTVDVLATPLRDNQHTALGSSKDDGKKKAAQITKKSKREKFEKLEALSQRLRLCFQKRISHRRYSSS, from the exons ATGATTGATCAGTTCATCAATTTTGTTATTCGTCCGCCCAG GGCAGATTACAATCCAGACCAGTTTTTATGGGAGAAAGAGTTCAGTCTTGGGGGCAGAAAGTACAAAAGGGAAGACTTTGAG cTTAAGAATGAAAGAGGTCATACCTTGCGATGCAGTCATTATACTCCATCATCATTTCCTGATGGTGCTCCTCTTCCTTGTGTTATATACTGCCATGGAAACAG CGGCTGTAGGGCTGATGCGAATGAGGCAGCTGTAAtacttctttcatcaaacatCACTGTGGTAACCCTTGACTTCTCGGGTTCAGGCTTGTCAGATGGCGACTACGTTAGTCTTGGTTGGCATGAG AAAGATGACCTCAAGGTAGTTGTGTCATATCTGAGAAGCAACCTGAAAGTTTCACGCATAGGTCTATGGGGGCGGTCTATGGGTGCAGTTACAAG CCTTCTATATGGAGCGGAAGATCCTTCTATTGCTGGAATGGTCTTGGACAGTGCCTTCTCTAACTTATTTGATCTAATGATGGAGCTTGTAGATGTCTACAAAATCAGGCTTCCTAAATTCACC ATAAAGGTTGCTGTGCAGTATATGCGACATGTCATTCAGAAGAAGGCAAAGTTTGATATCATGAGACTTAATTGCTTACAG GTTTCTCCTAAAACATATATTCCTGCTCTCTTTGGACATGCTAAAGATGATAAGTTTGTTCAGCCCCATCACTCTGATctcatttataaatcatatgCG GGTGATAAAAACATTATCAAGTTTGATGGTGACCACAATTCCTCCCGACCAcaattttattatgattcagTGTCTATTTTCTTCTACAATGTCCTCCACCCTCCCGGGATTTCACCaactaaaagtaaaatagagaaatattaCGATTTAGGGGACATCAAGGTCGGTGCTGGAATGGATGAG AATCTCTTGTATGAGATAATTGCAACTCTTCGGAATGTTACTTCTGATACAGCAAGCTCTTCATCTGTGCCACCTAGCATTTCAACAGCTAAGTCTGCTGGTGAACTCCTTGCTGACATTGCCCCAATTGCTAGTCTAAAT GATCCATTAATTAATGGAGGAGAAGAACTTAATGGTCATGCTACTCCACAAACAGAG GACAAGCAAAGTGGCGAAAATGAGGACTGTTACTCTTGCACAAGCTCAAATCGAGAGAGTTGGGGAAGGTGCTCATCTCTGGGAAGTGACGATGAGATTACCACAGATTTTGTAGATGCCGCCAGTGGCAATCAG GTTACTGTAGATGTGCTTGCGACCCCTCTTCGCGATAACCAACATACTGCACTGGGCTCATCAAAGGACGATGGAAAAAAGAAAGCTGcacaaatcacaaaaaaatccaAGCGTGAGAAGTTTGAAAAGCTGGAAGCTCTTAGCCAGCGATTACGGCTTTGCTTTCAGAAGAGGATTAGCCATAGGAGATACAGCTCCTCCTAA